A single Phragmites australis chromosome 4, lpPhrAust1.1, whole genome shotgun sequence DNA region contains:
- the LOC133915104 gene encoding uncharacterized protein LOC133915104 isoform X2 has product MSLAYPLLRFPCRCSLAAASPSPLPVSVTISALASADGGVGGGGELTPRERRQQRRERRELRATDWKEEVQDRLIHEPARRRKKPPKRTWREELNLDLLAELGPQWWLVRVSMAPGTDYVDLLTKAIYRRHPEVSFKIYNPSIQVKRRLKSGSISVKSKPLHPGLVFLHCTLNKELHDFIRDTEGCYGFIGATVGSIKRQIKKPKPIPVEEVESIISEEKEEQEKADKEFEEMENMGNAESFSKPVQDSELMLINKIKKQFKKSPSKGSTSSSAVTPGASVHVLSGPFASFNGSLLEVNHKNKKACVSQYQ; this is encoded by the exons ATGAGCTTGGCTTATCCGCTCCTCCGCTTCCCGTGCCGCTGCTCCCTCGCGGCGGCGTCGCCGTCTCCGCTTCCCGTGTCGGTCACCATATCGGCTTTGGCCTCCGCGGATGGAGGCGTTGGGGGTGGGGGCGAGCTGACGCCACGGGAGAGGCGGCAGCAGCGGAGGGAGCGGCGGGAGCTGCGGGCGACGGACTGGAAGGAGGAGGTGCAGGACCGGCTCATCCACGAGCCGGCGCGGCGGAGGAAGAAGCCGCCGAAGCGTACGTGGCGTGAGGAGCTCAACCTCGACCTCCTTGCTGAGCTCGGACCGCAGTGGTGGCTCGTGCGCGTCTCCATGGCGCCCGGCACCGACTACGTCGACCTCCTCACCAAGGCCATCTACCGCCGGCACCCGGAAGTCTCATTCAAG ATTTAtaatccatccatccaagtcAAGAGGAGATTGAAAAGTGGCTCAATCAGTGTCAAATCAAAGCCATTGCATCCTGGGTTGGTCTTTCTGCATTGCACCTTAAACAAGGAGCTTCATGACTTCATCAGAGACACAGAGGGCTGTTATGGCTTTATTGGAGCTACAGTTGGTTCTAT CAAGAGGCAGATTAAAAAGCCAAAACCTATTCCAGTTGAAGAAGTTGAATCAATTATTAGTGAAGAAAAGGAGGAACAAGAGAAAGCTGACAAAGAATTTGAAGAAATGGAGAACATGGGAAATGCCGAGTCTTTCAGTAAACCTGTTCAAGATTCTGAACTTATGTTGATTAATAAGATAAAAAAACAGTTTAAGAAATCACCCTCAAAAGGTAGCACCAGCAGCAGCGCTGTTACACCTGGTGCTAGTGTTCATGTTCTCTCCGGGCCTTTCGCAAGCTTCAACGGATCCCTTCTGGAAGTCAATCACAAAAATAAGAAG GCTTGTGTATCGCAGTATCAATAG
- the LOC133915102 gene encoding protein DEFECTIVE IN EXINE FORMATION 1-like, whose protein sequence is MRRLLALAAACALLVAGAGAADEEEAKKANKFRQREASDDMLGYPHLDEDALLNTKCPKHVELRWQTEVSSSIYATPLIADINSDGKLEVVVPSFVHYLEVLEGSDGDKLPGWPAFHQSHVHSSPLLYDIDKDGVREIVLATYNGVVNFFRISGYMMMDKLDVPRRKVRKDWYVGLNPDPVDRSHPDVHDSSIAKEAASKESPPINQDKSGIEESSNGTQSRSVQGGEPLKNVSEQHSVETKPNSTQVQGNVELLNNINNTHSGNISSVTTAAENTSHTQRRLLQTADKSDDQTRSSKTHENDSGAKGAATVENNELLEDDADTSFDLFRDAEDLPDEYNYDYDDYVNETMWGDEDWKEQEHEKAEDYVSIDAHILSTPVIADIDKDGVQEMVIAVSYFFDREYYEKSERAKELGGIDIEKYAASSIVVFNLDTRQVKWTAELDLSIDTGNFRAHVYSSPTVVDLDGDGNLDILVGTAYGLFYVIDHHGKVRNKFPLEMAEIHAPVIAADINDDGKIEMVTADAHGNVAAWTAEGEEIWEVHLKSLIPQRPTVGDVNGDGHTDVVVPTVSGNIYVLSGKDGSKIQPFPYRTHGRIMSPVLLLDMSKPRGNAQGLTLATTSFDGYLYLIEGSSGCADVVDIGETSYTMVLADNVDGGDDLDLIITTMNGNVFCFSTPSPHHPLKEWRSSNQGRNNAAYRYNREGIYVKHGSRTFRDEEGKHFWLEFEIVDKYRVPYGNQAPYNVTVTLLVPGNYQGDRRIVVSEMYHQPGKQRMKLPTVSVRTTGSVLVEMVDKNGFYFSDEFSLTFHMHYYKLLKWLVLLPMLGMFGVLVILRPQEGAPLPSFSRNID, encoded by the exons ATGCGTCGCCTCCTTGCCCTCGCAGCCGCGTGCGCCCTTCTCGTGGCCGGCGCTGGCGCCgcggatgaggaggaggcgaaGAAGGCCAACAAGTTCCGGCAGCGCGAGGCCAGCGATGACATGCTCGGCTACCCCCACCT AGATGAAGATGCTTTATTGAATACCAAGTGTCCGAAGCATGTGGAGCTGAGATGGCAGACTGAAGTTAGTTCAAGCATTTATGCAACTCCTTTGATTGCTGATATCAACAG TGATGGTAAATTGGAAGTAGTGGTGCCATCATTTGTTCATTACTTAGAAGTTCTTGAAGGATCTGATGGAGACAAACTGCCAG GATGGCCTGCATTTCATCAGTCACATGTTCATTCAAGTCCTCTTCTATATGACATTGACAAGGATGGTGTACGGGAAATAGTCTTGGCTACTTACAATGGTGTAGTGAATTTCTTTAG GATATCAGGTTATATGATGATGGACAAGCTCGATGTACCTCGTAGGAAAGTACGTAAGGACTGGTACGTTGGGCTAAATCCTGATCCAGTTGACCGCTCTCATCCAGATGTTCATGACAGTTCAATTGCAAAAGAGGCTGCTTCTAAGGAATCTCCCCCAATAAATCAGGACAAATCAGGCATCGAAGAATCTTCTAATGGAACCCAGTCAC GGAGTGTGCAGGGAGGTGAGCCCCTGAAAAATGTATCTGAGCAACACTCAGTTGAAACGAAACCTAATTCTACCCAAGTACAAGGGAATGTGGAGTTGTTGAACAATATAAACAACACTCATTCTGGGAACATCTCCAGTGTTACTACTGCAGCAGAAAATACATCACATACTCAGAGACGGTTACTCCAAACAGCTGATAAAAGTGATGATCAAACAAGaagctcaaaaactcatgaaaatGATTCGGGGGCAAAAGGAGCAGCCACTGTTGAAAATAATGAGCTTCTAGAGGATGACGCAGATACATCATTTGATTTGTTTCGGGATGCAGAAGATCTGCCTGATGAGTACAATTATGATTATGATGATTATGTTAACGAAACCATGTGGGGAGATGAGGACTGGAAAGAACAAGAACATGAGAAAGCAGAAGATTATGTGAGCATAGATGCTCACATCTTGTCCACCCCA GTAATTGCAGATATTGACAAAGATGGTGTACAAGAAATGGTGATTGCTGTATCCTACTTCTTTGATCGCGA GTATTACGAGAAATCGGAACGTGCAAAAGAGCTAGGAGGGATTGACATTGAAAAATATGCCGCAAGCAGTATAGTTGTCTTTAACCTTGACACACGGCAAGTTAAATGGACCGCAGAGCTTGATTTGAGCATCGATACTGGAAACTTCCGTGCTCATGTATATTCCTCTCCAACTGTGGTTGATTTAGACGGTGATGGAAATTTGGACATCCTTGTTGGAACTGCCTATGGCTTGTTTTATGTTATCGATCATCATG GTAAGGTTAGGAACAAATTTCCCCTCGAGATGGCTGAGATCCATGCACCAGTCATTGCTGCGGACATCAATGATGATGGGAAAATCGAAATGGTTACTGCTGATGCCCATGGAAACGTAGCAGCATGGACTGCAGAGGGAGAAGAAATCTGGGAAGTGCATCTAAAGAGTCTAATTCCACAG CGACCTACTGTTGGTGATGTCAATGGAGATGGCCACACTGATGTTGTGGTCCCAACTGTGTCAGGAAACATCTATGTTCTTAGTGGAAAGGATGGCTCAAAAATTCAGCCTTTCCCGTATAGAACACATGGAAGAATCATGAGTCCTGTTCTACTGCTCGACATGAGCAAACCTAGAGGAAATGCACAAGGGCTAACTCTTGCTACTACGTCCTTCGATGGTTATTTGTATTTGATTGAGGGATCAAGTGGCTGTGCGGATGTTGTTGACATTGGAGAGACCTC GTACACCATGGTTTTGGCTGACAATGTGGATGGCGGAGATGACCTTGATCTTATTATTACCACTATGAATGGCAACGTCTTCTGCTTTTCCACTCCATCACCACACCATCCGCTCAAG GAATGGAGATCATCAAACCAAGGAAGGAATAATGCTGCATATCGGTACAACCGTGAAGGTATTTATGTTAAGCATGGTTCCAGGACCTTCCGTGACGAAGAGGGCAAGCATTTCTGGCTAGaatttgagattgttgacaagtACAGGGTTCCCTACGGGAATCAAGCTCCTTATAACGTGACG GTCACTTTACTTGTTCCTGGGAATTATCAAGGAGATAGGCGCATTGTGGTCAGTGAGATGTATCATCAGCCTGGGAAGCAACGGATGAAGCTTCCCACTGTTTCTGTTAGAACAACAGGATCTGTACTCGTGGAGATGGTTGACAAAAACGGGTTTTATTTCTCTGATGAGTTCTCACTTACCTTCCACATGCATTACTATAAGCTGCTGAAATGGCTCGTGCTACTGCCGATGCTCGGGATGTTTGGTGTTCTTGTCATCTTGCGGCCTCAAGAAGGTGCACCATTGCCATCGTTTTCTCGGAATATCGATTAG
- the LOC133915106 gene encoding mitochondrial import inner membrane translocase subunit TIM10-like, whose translation MAEKGGPTNLEKEQMFGMAEKEMEYRVDLFNRLTQTCFDKCIEKRYKEAELNMGENSCIDRCVSKYWQVTNLVGQLLGNRPQM comes from the exons ATGGCTGAGAAAGGCGGGCCGACCAATTTGGAGAAGGAGCAG ATGTTTGGGATGGcggagaaggagatggagtACAGAGTTGACCTTTTCAATAG GCTGACACAGACTTGTTTCGACAAGTGCATTGAGAAAAG GTATAAAGAAGCTGAGCTCAATATGGGTGAGAACAGTTGCATCGATCGATGTGTTTCAAAGTACTGGCAG GTGACGAATTTAGTCGGCCAACTGCTTGGGAACCGGCCTCAGATGTGA
- the LOC133915103 gene encoding protein GRAVITROPIC IN THE LIGHT 1-like, with translation MASKSVTVGDLIHRVASSCLSNRLACSYTLRDSSGSDPEEDDPFADAVSGSEKCRRSPSAAEVVEEEDEEEKLKIWEEGQEEKRKVAEEAKGAERARDAEALMAEVFDAVSGVRRAYAALQGAHCPWDPDKMRTADAAVVAELRHLARLRDRFRRSAAAGHIPRPNPAAPPLREAVAPYEAALDDFRHQLQAKQDEVDGLKEKLAVATSRRNARHHPSKQNGSGGAPTAELFTSCAEQARAATRALAGHLLHLMRSAGVDLAAATRSLTKISVSSPQVAKHALEAHVTRALLGGFEHESFYLDGSLSSLLDPAAFRRERYTQFRDMRGMEPAELLGVLPTCALGRYAASKFASLLPPRVEEAILGDGEHRRVVTGGAHPRTPFYGEFLRAAKAVWMLHLLAFALEPPPSHFEAGRGAEFHPEYMESVTGAPPRAGAGMVVGFAVAPGFRLGNGAVVRARVYLVPRGGRP, from the coding sequence ATGGCGAGCAAGTCGGTCACCGTCGGCGACCTCATCCACCGCGTCGCCTCCTCCTGCCTCTCCAACCGCCTCGCCTGCAGCTACACCCTCCGCGACTCCAGCGGCAGCGACCCGGAGGAGGACGACCCCTTCGCCGACGCCGTCTCGGGCAGTGAGAAGTGCCGGCGTTCCCCCTCTGCagcggaggtggtggaggaggaggacgaggaggagaagctCAAGATCTGGGAGGAGGGgcaggaggagaagaggaaggtgGCGGAGGAGGCTAAGGGGGCCGAGCGCGCGCGCGACGCGGAGGCGCTGATGGCGGAGGTGTTCGACGCGGTCTCCGGCGTGCGGCGCGCGTACGCGGCGCTCCAGGGCGCTCACTGCCCCTGGGACCCCGACAAGATGCGCACCGCggacgccgccgtcgtcgccgagcTCCGCCACCTCGCGCGCCTCCGCGACCGGTTCCGACGCTCCGCGGCCGCGGGCCACATCCCCCGCCCCAACCCTGCCGCGCCCCCGCTCCGCGAGGCCGTCGCGCCCTACGAGGCCGCGCTCGACGACTTCCGGCACCAGCTCCAGGCCAAGCAGGACGAGGTCGACGGCCTCAAGGAGAAGCTCGCCGTCGCCACCAGCCGCCGCAACGCGCGCCACCACCCGTCCAAGCAGAACGGCTCCGGCGGCGCGCCGACGGCGGAGCTGTTCACCTCATGCGCCGAGCAGGCCCGCGCGGCGACGCGGGCATTAGCGGGGCACCTGCTGCACCTGATGCGCTCGGCGGGGGTGGACCTCGCGGCGGCCACCCGGTCCCTCACCAAGATCTCGGTCTCCTCCCCGCAGGTCGCCAAGCACGCGCTCGAGGCGCACGTCACCCGCGCCCTCCTCGGCGGCTTTGAGCATGAGTCCTTCTAcctcgacggctccctctcctCGCTGCTCGACCCCGCCGCGTTCCGGCGGGAGCGGTACACGCAGTTCCGCGACATGCGCGGGATGGAGCCCGCCGAGCTCCTGGGCGTGCTCCCGACCTGCGCCCTCGGCCGCTACGCCGCGAGCAAGTTCGCGTCCCTCCTGCCTCCCCGCGTGGAGGAGGCCATCCTAGGCGACGGCGAGCACCGGAGGGTGGTGACCGGCGGCGCGCACCCGCGGACGCCGTTCTACGGCGAGTTCCTGCGCGCGGCCAAGGCCGTGTGGATGCTGCACCTGCTGGCGTTCGCGCTCGAGCCGCCGCCCAGCCACTTCGAGGCCGGCCGCGGCGCGGAGTTCCACCCAGAGTACATGGAGAGCGTGACCGGCGCGCCCCCGCGCGCTGGCGCTGGCATGGTCGTCGGATTCGCGGTCGCGCCCGGGTTCCGGCTGGGCAACGGCGCCGTGGTGCGCGCCCGGGTCTACCTCGTGCCGCGTGGTGGCCGACCGTGA
- the LOC133915104 gene encoding uncharacterized protein LOC133915104 isoform X1, with product MSLAYPLLRFPCRCSLAAASPSPLPVSVTISALASADGGVGGGGELTPRERRQQRRERRELRATDWKEEVQDRLIHEPARRRKKPPKRTWREELNLDLLAELGPQWWLVRVSMAPGTDYVDLLTKAIYRRHPEVSFKIYNPSIQVKRRLKSGSISVKSKPLHPGLVFLHCTLNKELHDFIRDTEGCYGFIGATVGSIKRQIKKPKPIPVEEVESIISEEKEEQEKADKEFEEMENMGNAESFSKPVQDSELMLINKIKKQFKKSPSKGSTSSSAVTPGASVHVLSGPFASFNGSLLEVNHKNKKATVRLTLFGKESFVDLDFDQIEVVEADGNDSNL from the exons ATGAGCTTGGCTTATCCGCTCCTCCGCTTCCCGTGCCGCTGCTCCCTCGCGGCGGCGTCGCCGTCTCCGCTTCCCGTGTCGGTCACCATATCGGCTTTGGCCTCCGCGGATGGAGGCGTTGGGGGTGGGGGCGAGCTGACGCCACGGGAGAGGCGGCAGCAGCGGAGGGAGCGGCGGGAGCTGCGGGCGACGGACTGGAAGGAGGAGGTGCAGGACCGGCTCATCCACGAGCCGGCGCGGCGGAGGAAGAAGCCGCCGAAGCGTACGTGGCGTGAGGAGCTCAACCTCGACCTCCTTGCTGAGCTCGGACCGCAGTGGTGGCTCGTGCGCGTCTCCATGGCGCCCGGCACCGACTACGTCGACCTCCTCACCAAGGCCATCTACCGCCGGCACCCGGAAGTCTCATTCAAG ATTTAtaatccatccatccaagtcAAGAGGAGATTGAAAAGTGGCTCAATCAGTGTCAAATCAAAGCCATTGCATCCTGGGTTGGTCTTTCTGCATTGCACCTTAAACAAGGAGCTTCATGACTTCATCAGAGACACAGAGGGCTGTTATGGCTTTATTGGAGCTACAGTTGGTTCTAT CAAGAGGCAGATTAAAAAGCCAAAACCTATTCCAGTTGAAGAAGTTGAATCAATTATTAGTGAAGAAAAGGAGGAACAAGAGAAAGCTGACAAAGAATTTGAAGAAATGGAGAACATGGGAAATGCCGAGTCTTTCAGTAAACCTGTTCAAGATTCTGAACTTATGTTGATTAATAAGATAAAAAAACAGTTTAAGAAATCACCCTCAAAAGGTAGCACCAGCAGCAGCGCTGTTACACCTGGTGCTAGTGTTCATGTTCTCTCCGGGCCTTTCGCAAGCTTCAACGGATCCCTTCTGGAAGTCAATCACAAAAATAAGAAG GCCACTGTTCGGTTGACACTTTTTGGGAAAGAGAGCTTTGTTGATCTAGATTTTGATCAAATTGAGGTGGTTGAAGCGGACGGCAATGATAGTAACTTATGA